The following are from one region of the Moritella sp. 24 genome:
- a CDS encoding ABC-F family ATPase, whose translation MISTANITMQFGAKPLFENISVKFGGGNRYGLIGANGCGKSTFMKILGGDLDQSSGNVKLDENERLGKLRQDQFAFETNTVIDTVIMGHAEMWAVKEERDAIYANPDMSEADGMRVGDLESEFAEMDGYTAESRAGELLIGVGIPVEQHYGLMSEVAPGWKLRVLLAQALFSDPDILLLDEPTNNLDIATIDWLEETLNARQSTMVIISHDRHFLNSVCTHMADLDFGELRVYPGNYDDYMFAAALAREQLLTSNSKKEAQMAELKAFVARFSANASKAKQASSRAKRLDKIELDEVKVSSRQTPFIRFEQEKQLYRNALEIQGLTKGFDEGPLFSNFKSMVEVGERIAIIGTNGVGKTTLMRMLADELTPDAGEYKWSENVNIAYYAQDHEALFEEDLTLMEWMNQWKEKGDDDQTVRGFLGRLLFSNDDISKKVSVLSGGEKGRMLYGKLMMQRPNVLLMDEPTNHMDMESIEALNMSLEKYEGTLLFISHDREFVSTVATRIWDITPNGIVDFDGTYEEYIASK comes from the coding sequence ATCATTAGCACAGCAAATATTACAATGCAGTTCGGTGCCAAGCCACTTTTCGAAAATATCTCAGTTAAGTTCGGTGGCGGTAACCGTTACGGTTTAATCGGTGCTAACGGTTGTGGTAAATCAACATTCATGAAAATCCTAGGTGGCGATTTAGATCAAAGCTCTGGTAACGTGAAGCTTGATGAGAACGAACGTCTAGGTAAATTACGTCAGGATCAATTCGCATTCGAAACGAACACTGTAATTGATACAGTAATCATGGGCCACGCAGAAATGTGGGCAGTGAAAGAAGAGCGTGATGCAATTTATGCTAACCCTGATATGTCTGAAGCAGATGGTATGCGTGTTGGCGATCTAGAAAGTGAATTTGCAGAGATGGATGGCTACACAGCTGAATCTCGTGCGGGTGAACTACTAATCGGTGTTGGTATCCCTGTAGAGCAGCATTACGGCCTAATGAGCGAAGTTGCTCCAGGTTGGAAACTACGTGTACTACTAGCACAAGCACTATTCTCTGATCCAGATATCTTACTACTTGACGAACCAACGAATAACTTGGATATCGCAACGATTGACTGGTTAGAAGAAACACTAAATGCACGTCAAAGTACAATGGTAATCATCTCGCATGATCGCCATTTCTTAAACAGTGTTTGTACTCACATGGCTGACCTTGATTTCGGTGAACTACGCGTTTACCCAGGTAACTATGATGATTACATGTTTGCTGCTGCACTAGCACGTGAACAACTGCTAACAAGTAACTCGAAAAAAGAAGCACAAATGGCAGAGCTTAAAGCATTCGTTGCTCGTTTCTCTGCAAACGCATCGAAAGCAAAACAAGCATCATCACGTGCTAAACGTCTTGATAAAATTGAACTTGATGAAGTTAAAGTATCTAGCCGTCAAACGCCATTTATTCGTTTCGAGCAAGAAAAACAGCTTTACCGTAACGCATTAGAAATTCAAGGTCTAACAAAAGGCTTTGATGAAGGTCCGTTATTCTCTAACTTCAAGAGTATGGTTGAAGTTGGCGAGCGTATCGCAATTATCGGTACCAATGGTGTTGGTAAAACGACATTAATGCGTATGTTAGCAGACGAACTTACTCCAGATGCGGGTGAGTACAAATGGTCTGAAAACGTAAACATCGCTTATTATGCACAGGATCACGAAGCATTATTCGAAGAAGATCTAACGCTAATGGAATGGATGAACCAGTGGAAAGAAAAAGGCGATGACGATCAAACTGTTCGTGGTTTCCTAGGTCGTTTACTGTTCTCTAATGATGACATTAGCAAGAAAGTAAGTGTTCTTTCTGGTGGTGAAAAAGGCCGTATGCTTTACGGTAAATTAATGATGCAACGTCCAAACGTATTATTAATGGATGAACCAACTAACCACATGGATATGGAATCAATCGAAGCATTGAACATGTCTCTTGAGAAATATGAAGGTACTTTACTGTTCATCTCTCATGACCGTGAGTTCGTATCTACAGTTGCTACACGTATCTGGGATATTACGCCAAACGGCATCGTTGATTTTGACGGTACTTACGAAGAATACATCGCAAGCAAATAA
- a CDS encoding PACE efflux transporter, which translates to MSTLERVFHAVLFEVLALILSITGLAVFTDHDINSLSGTMLVVATIAMIWNYCFNWFFDRFATGDKDKRSFSLRIIHVILFEAGLLFFTIPVMAYLLNVGIWQAFIMDLSVTIFITIYAFMFNLTYDHIRVFVQQNRNIKAQINSPL; encoded by the coding sequence ATGAGTACGTTAGAAAGAGTTTTTCATGCCGTATTATTTGAAGTATTAGCTTTGATCCTATCAATTACAGGTTTGGCTGTATTTACAGATCACGATATTAACTCACTATCAGGAACAATGCTCGTTGTCGCAACCATTGCTATGATATGGAACTATTGCTTCAATTGGTTCTTTGACCGATTTGCCACTGGAGACAAGGATAAGCGCTCATTTTCACTGCGTATCATTCACGTTATTCTGTTTGAAGCTGGTTTGTTATTTTTCACCATTCCCGTAATGGCTTACCTTTTAAATGTGGGTATTTGGCAAGCCTTTATCATGGACCTGAGCGTTACTATTTTTATTACTATTTATGCATTTATGTTCAATTTAACTTACGACCACATCAGGGTGTTTGTACAACAAAACCGTAATATTAAAGCTCAAATTAATTCGCCTTTATAA
- a CDS encoding LysR family transcriptional regulator: MYSFEQLKVFVTVCESGSFSAAARKLKRAQSGVSQAISNLEIAINQPLFSREKNTPALTENGKALLPIAKSLLHQQRYFDQKVEALAKEYEHELVIAIDESLMSDDFLQILVPLANQFPITNFEIITASTFDIEELVRSGQAQVGIVYADGELKVDMDFFLLGQARFLTISSPEHALAQLSIVQDADLKGYRQCVHRSAKQKELWFSYGISAMIWYANSHQVLVGLVQQGIGWANVPELRVKEGIKQGKIISLPVAHEYHGWLTSVGCLVSRSHAGGPVLESLIELLQRYHFNDERWELSDK; encoded by the coding sequence ATGTATAGCTTTGAACAATTAAAGGTTTTTGTCACCGTATGTGAAAGTGGCTCCTTTTCGGCAGCGGCACGTAAATTGAAACGTGCACAGTCAGGCGTAAGCCAAGCGATTTCAAATCTAGAGATCGCAATCAATCAGCCATTATTTAGTCGCGAAAAAAATACGCCAGCGTTAACTGAAAACGGCAAAGCACTATTACCGATAGCTAAATCATTACTGCATCAACAGAGATATTTTGATCAGAAGGTCGAGGCTTTAGCCAAAGAGTATGAGCATGAGTTGGTGATTGCGATAGATGAGAGTTTAATGAGTGATGATTTTTTACAAATACTGGTACCGCTAGCAAACCAGTTTCCGATCACTAATTTTGAAATAATCACCGCTTCAACGTTTGATATTGAAGAGTTAGTTCGCTCTGGACAAGCCCAAGTAGGCATCGTTTACGCTGATGGTGAACTGAAAGTTGATATGGACTTTTTTCTGCTTGGCCAAGCTCGCTTTCTTACAATCTCATCGCCCGAGCATGCGTTAGCTCAGCTATCTATAGTTCAAGATGCCGATTTAAAAGGGTATCGTCAATGTGTGCATCGCAGTGCCAAACAAAAGGAACTTTGGTTTAGTTACGGCATTAGCGCGATGATTTGGTATGCGAATTCGCATCAAGTACTTGTTGGACTTGTACAGCAAGGTATTGGCTGGGCTAACGTCCCAGAACTGCGAGTCAAAGAGGGTATTAAACAAGGTAAAATAATCTCTTTACCTGTTGCTCACGAATATCATGGCTGGTTAACTTCTGTTGGCTGTCTCGTTTCTCGAAGTCATGCTGGAGGGCCTGTATTAGAAAGCTTGATTGAGTTGTTACAGCGTTATCATTTTAATGATGAACGCTGGGAATTAAGCGATAAATGA
- a CDS encoding 3D domain-containing protein: MKFRFHLIAALAITSLFGCSGGEQSLKVTASAYTSSVGETDSTPNLAAWGDILEPGMKSIAVSRDLLKMGLTHNQEVRIEGFDGTYRVLDKMNKRWEKKIDIYMGNDVKKARQWGKQEVVIYWTVEEK; the protein is encoded by the coding sequence ATGAAATTTCGTTTTCACCTTATCGCTGCACTAGCCATCACTTCACTATTCGGGTGCAGCGGTGGAGAGCAATCCCTAAAAGTAACTGCTAGCGCATATACCTCAAGTGTTGGCGAAACAGATTCTACGCCAAATCTTGCGGCTTGGGGCGATATACTTGAGCCGGGTATGAAATCAATTGCAGTATCGAGAGACCTACTCAAGATGGGGCTTACTCACAATCAAGAAGTGAGAATCGAAGGATTTGACGGTACATACAGAGTACTAGATAAGATGAATAAGCGCTGGGAAAAGAAAATCGATATCTACATGGGTAACGATGTTAAAAAAGCAAGACAGTGGGGTAAGCAAGAAGTTGTTATCTATTGGACTGTGGAAGAAAAGTAG
- a CDS encoding MFS transporter, whose amino-acid sequence MKKLSKSLSTSLSKDSPFVFLALAGIVMSMTFSAWNALLNNFAIENAAFTGAEIGTLQSIREIPGLLAFTAAFVLLILKEQVFAIIALSLLSIGVAITGFFPSVYGLYATTVLMSVGFHYYETINQSLSLQWFSKAEAPALLGRLLAVKSFAALFTFAGIWLAFTVLDADYITVYMVCGLLGLAITAWLATHKPKTQNTHVQHKKLILRKRYSLYYLLTFLSGARRQIFVVFASFLMVEKFGYGVSEITALFMLNHVINLYLGPKIGAWIGRVGERRALTFEYTGLIFVFIGYALVESAELAAVLYIVDHLFFAIAIALKTYFQKIADPKDIAGSMGVSFSINHIAAVVIPVIFGLIWLQNPSLVFYAGAAIACLSLILSRFVPVNYSR is encoded by the coding sequence ATGAAAAAGTTATCTAAATCACTCTCTACATCCTTGTCTAAAGACAGTCCATTTGTTTTCCTCGCCCTTGCTGGTATCGTTATGTCGATGACCTTTTCAGCATGGAATGCACTGTTAAATAATTTTGCCATCGAGAATGCCGCATTTACCGGCGCTGAAATTGGCACCTTACAATCGATACGTGAGATCCCTGGATTACTTGCTTTCACAGCTGCGTTTGTATTGCTGATACTAAAGGAACAAGTATTTGCCATTATAGCCTTATCCTTACTCTCGATTGGCGTGGCGATAACAGGATTCTTCCCTTCTGTTTATGGCTTGTATGCCACAACCGTACTGATGTCTGTGGGCTTTCATTACTACGAAACCATCAACCAATCATTAAGCCTGCAATGGTTCAGTAAAGCTGAAGCCCCTGCACTATTAGGTCGGTTACTCGCAGTTAAATCATTTGCAGCCCTCTTTACCTTTGCAGGTATTTGGCTGGCGTTCACCGTGCTCGATGCCGATTACATCACTGTATATATGGTCTGTGGATTACTTGGATTAGCGATCACCGCTTGGCTCGCAACCCATAAACCTAAAACCCAAAACACCCATGTACAACACAAAAAACTCATCTTACGTAAACGCTACAGTTTGTACTACTTACTGACTTTTTTATCGGGTGCGCGCCGACAAATATTTGTGGTCTTCGCAAGCTTCCTTATGGTCGAAAAATTCGGTTACGGTGTATCTGAAATCACCGCACTATTCATGCTCAATCATGTCATTAATCTGTATTTAGGGCCTAAAATTGGCGCATGGATTGGCCGAGTGGGTGAGCGTCGCGCGTTAACATTCGAATATACCGGACTTATTTTTGTGTTTATTGGTTATGCTTTGGTGGAGTCAGCTGAGTTGGCTGCCGTACTGTATATTGTTGACCACCTGTTTTTTGCCATTGCTATTGCATTAAAAACCTATTTCCAGAAGATTGCCGACCCGAAAGATATCGCAGGCAGCATGGGCGTTAGTTTCTCAATTAATCATATTGCCGCAGTAGTTATCCCCGTTATTTTCGGCCTTATTTGGTTACAAAATCCATCATTAGTATTTTACGCTGGAGCTGCGATCGCTTGTTTATCTTTGATATTAAGCCGTTTTGTACCCGTAAATTATTCACGATGA
- a CDS encoding right-handed parallel beta-helix repeat-containing protein, translated as MNIKIILMFVISICLGVSFSISAKTYFVAPYGSDVNSGTADSPFYSVNYAIKKLKPGDTLYLYGGIYYESVEVEVSGTEAAPILISSVVGETAVIDSGHQEFREPGNKDWELVNAELGEYRSLRKCKSKDIYGYVLGIPGYVNERVKLVPYEEEDHFRATTDKYDGSRSEFYVGPGTMEIMDRCHIRLSKTEAMRKAEALYVQVFETENADPSNYQIILSQESNTLEVKGNYLTFKNLTINQAKDSIDIDDGAHHVTFDGITAWMGNTTISTTDTDVHHITITNSQILGDDPYWIFWSDMKDDPVPATRARGTSINLKGGSKYWFISWNLIRGSGQDLIGTSNGEDRIFIHHNRIENCGDDAFEIEGVKKYGGTADIGQIVIHDNLIINCLVAVAIGQDTEKMTGPLLFYRNVVILLRDHPVNRKSGINSWNGGGQFGYGKMFKQAGSDYATRNAHYYHNTLVMLNSDDGIVPIPRFPDGSTFANNIVVMVNGEIIESYNLGKDQLIDANLYWKVNTQDNEPLLDGEDTVGDLSLTGVEENSIGNTPKRGSDPNFTNFTLNIVDNSEDYWELKPISEVFGFGDFILRDASPAKGKSKMVTCRNISGTDENGVSICNDGVLVGSKMGEDIGAIPYTASPSDYAMFPFVVTAPISMVSAGVDQSIMMPDSAILMGSVSDDALTMTWTQISGEGDATFTDTSEPQTKVSFSAEGGYTLRLTASDGEIQSFDDVVITVTQEGSQVLSRRIEASKDDAEERSDGRVKRTSSDLELVYEKTVQIVGMRFNRIDIPQGATIVNAYIQFQAEEKDSVETALTIQGELSDNAGTFQSEDGDISSRPRTTASVNWNPDAWGTVGEADNKQKTSDISILITEVTDQTGWVSGNSLVIIITGTGKRVAEAYDADQNGAPLLYIEYSYIPRVTSQR; from the coding sequence ATGAATATCAAAATTATATTAATGTTTGTCATATCTATCTGTTTAGGTGTGTCTTTCAGTATATCGGCTAAAACTTATTTCGTAGCTCCTTATGGGAGCGATGTTAATTCTGGTACTGCTGATAGTCCATTTTATAGTGTTAACTATGCTATTAAAAAGTTGAAACCGGGTGATACTCTCTATTTGTACGGTGGAATCTATTATGAATCTGTGGAAGTTGAAGTTAGTGGTACCGAAGCTGCACCTATTTTAATTTCTTCTGTTGTTGGTGAGACTGCAGTCATTGATTCTGGCCATCAGGAATTTCGGGAGCCGGGCAACAAGGATTGGGAATTGGTCAATGCTGAACTTGGTGAATATCGCTCTTTGAGAAAGTGTAAAAGCAAAGATATTTACGGCTATGTATTAGGGATTCCAGGTTATGTGAATGAGAGGGTAAAACTTGTTCCATATGAAGAAGAGGATCATTTTCGTGCAACGACAGATAAATATGACGGTAGCAGAAGTGAGTTTTACGTTGGCCCCGGCACGATGGAAATAATGGACCGATGCCATATTCGCTTATCTAAAACAGAAGCGATGCGTAAAGCAGAGGCTCTCTATGTCCAGGTTTTTGAAACTGAAAATGCCGATCCGAGCAATTATCAAATTATCTTATCTCAAGAGTCTAATACGTTAGAAGTTAAGGGGAATTATCTAACTTTTAAGAACCTTACTATTAATCAAGCTAAAGATAGTATCGATATTGATGATGGTGCACACCATGTCACATTCGATGGTATAACCGCATGGATGGGTAATACTACAATCTCGACTACTGATACTGATGTACATCACATTACTATCACCAACTCACAGATACTCGGTGATGATCCATACTGGATTTTTTGGAGTGATATGAAAGATGATCCTGTCCCGGCAACGCGCGCCCGAGGAACATCTATTAACTTGAAAGGGGGCTCAAAATATTGGTTTATTTCCTGGAATTTGATTCGAGGTTCAGGCCAGGATTTGATCGGTACCAGTAACGGCGAAGACAGGATATTTATACATCATAATCGTATCGAAAACTGTGGCGATGATGCCTTTGAGATCGAAGGCGTTAAAAAATATGGTGGAACAGCCGATATTGGTCAGATTGTGATTCATGACAACCTTATCATAAATTGCCTAGTCGCGGTGGCGATTGGGCAGGATACGGAAAAAATGACAGGCCCTTTGCTCTTTTACCGAAATGTAGTTATTTTGCTTCGTGACCACCCAGTTAATCGTAAGTCCGGAATAAATTCATGGAACGGAGGGGGGCAGTTTGGTTATGGAAAAATGTTTAAGCAAGCTGGTAGCGACTATGCTACGAGAAATGCTCACTATTATCATAATACGTTAGTGATGCTTAATTCAGATGATGGTATTGTCCCGATTCCAAGGTTCCCTGATGGGAGTACCTTTGCTAATAATATAGTGGTGATGGTTAACGGTGAAATTATAGAGTCCTATAATCTGGGTAAAGACCAACTTATAGACGCGAACCTATATTGGAAAGTTAATACTCAAGACAATGAACCTTTGCTGGATGGTGAGGACACTGTAGGTGATTTATCTCTTACTGGGGTAGAGGAGAATAGTATTGGTAATACGCCAAAGCGTGGCTCCGATCCTAATTTTACTAACTTTACTCTTAATATTGTTGATAATTCTGAAGATTATTGGGAATTGAAGCCTATATCAGAGGTATTTGGCTTTGGTGACTTTATTCTCAGGGACGCGAGTCCGGCCAAGGGGAAATCTAAAATGGTGACCTGTCGAAATATCAGTGGTACCGACGAAAACGGGGTCAGTATTTGTAACGATGGAGTCTTAGTCGGTTCGAAAATGGGGGAGGACATTGGTGCCATTCCTTATACGGCTTCACCCAGTGATTACGCTATGTTTCCATTTGTAGTCACTGCACCGATCAGCATGGTCTCAGCAGGTGTGGACCAGTCCATTATGATGCCTGATTCAGCTATTCTGATGGGCAGTGTTTCTGACGACGCATTAACGATGACCTGGACCCAAATTAGTGGAGAAGGAGACGCTACATTTACCGATACTAGCGAACCTCAGACCAAGGTATCATTCTCTGCTGAGGGAGGTTATACGCTGCGCCTTACAGCCAGTGATGGGGAAATACAGAGTTTTGATGATGTTGTCATTACAGTTACTCAAGAAGGCTCTCAAGTTTTGAGCCGACGTATTGAAGCCAGTAAGGATGATGCAGAAGAGAGATCTGATGGAAGGGTAAAAAGGACCAGCAGCGATTTAGAACTAGTTTATGAAAAGACGGTTCAGATAGTTGGTATGCGCTTTAATCGCATCGATATTCCGCAAGGTGCTACCATTGTTAATGCTTACATTCAGTTTCAAGCAGAAGAGAAGGACTCTGTAGAGACTGCTCTCACTATTCAGGGAGAGCTATCAGATAATGCAGGGACTTTTCAGAGCGAAGATGGAGATATATCGTCACGTCCACGTACAACTGCATCGGTTAACTGGAACCCTGATGCCTGGGGAACGGTTGGCGAGGCGGATAATAAACAAAAAACGTCTGATATCAGTATATTAATTACTGAAGTTACCGATCAAACTGGATGGGTAAGTGGTAATTCACTGGTTATCATTATAACAGGGACTGGCAAACGGGTAGCGGAAGCGTACGATGCAGACCAGAATGGTGCACCGCTGCTATATATAGAGTATTCCTACATTCCGCGGGTAACAAGCCAGCGATAG
- a CDS encoding undecaprenyl-phosphate glucose phosphotransferase, producing MRNMWSRDKKNRYFAEQHTHKRLYRYHQTLLAHGQLFSSIASSSLIMIGAAYWLQESNVESYKTLAIINCLIIYIIYQLFGVYHQCNGILLGRRRNFLFGLWVLSKAWFMVILSMVFFTYLIKASTEFEITVFITWSISGFFAQAGLYGFVYFGSKKYQSYFRKPIISVIIGANDLGKQLITKLHSNTWLTEKVVGVVEDSSGATVSWDSSSPIVGKISEIREIVQHYNIKRVYITLLLSESNKIEDIISLLDNECVDIIWVPDILSITTIDKSIRELSGLPLLVLSGSPMRNVKAVLFKSLMDRILAFTLLILLLPLFIVTAVAIKLTSPGAVFFKQKRHGWDGRNIEIWKFRSMYTPKADNKFELVKRNDQRVTTVGMFIRKTSIDELPQLFNVLQGNMSLVGPRPHAVEVNQFYRQHIPDFMLRHRIKPGITGLAQICGFRGGDDCTIRTLDIMEKRAAYDIEYINHWSLLLDLKILLLTPFKIFSHDAY from the coding sequence ATGCGTAATATGTGGTCGCGAGACAAAAAAAACAGGTATTTTGCGGAACAACACACTCATAAACGCTTGTATCGCTATCACCAAACTCTGTTAGCTCATGGGCAGCTATTTTCCAGTATTGCTTCTTCAAGCTTAATAATGATAGGAGCGGCTTATTGGCTCCAAGAATCAAATGTTGAGTCGTATAAAACCCTAGCTATAATTAATTGCCTTATTATTTATATCATATATCAACTCTTTGGTGTCTACCATCAATGTAACGGTATCTTATTAGGACGTCGCAGAAACTTTTTATTCGGACTCTGGGTACTAAGTAAAGCTTGGTTTATGGTCATCCTGTCCATGGTCTTTTTCACATACCTTATCAAAGCGTCAACTGAATTTGAAATAACCGTCTTTATCACTTGGTCAATATCTGGATTTTTTGCTCAAGCTGGACTATACGGTTTTGTTTATTTTGGGTCTAAAAAATATCAGTCTTACTTTAGAAAGCCGATTATCAGTGTGATCATTGGCGCCAATGATCTTGGTAAGCAACTGATAACGAAACTTCATAGTAATACTTGGCTAACTGAAAAAGTTGTTGGCGTTGTAGAAGACTCCTCGGGTGCTACCGTATCATGGGATAGCTCATCGCCTATTGTTGGAAAAATTAGTGAAATACGTGAAATTGTCCAGCATTACAATATTAAGCGCGTTTATATAACACTATTGTTAAGTGAGTCGAACAAAATAGAAGATATAATCAGCCTATTAGATAACGAATGTGTAGATATCATCTGGGTACCAGATATTTTATCAATCACTACAATTGATAAAAGTATTAGAGAGTTATCAGGACTTCCACTACTTGTATTATCCGGAAGTCCGATGAGAAATGTTAAAGCGGTGCTGTTCAAATCCTTGATGGATAGAATTCTTGCATTTACTTTATTGATCCTGTTACTACCTTTATTTATTGTAACAGCCGTGGCTATTAAGCTCACTTCGCCGGGCGCGGTATTCTTTAAGCAAAAACGGCATGGCTGGGATGGAAGAAATATCGAAATTTGGAAATTCCGTTCAATGTACACACCAAAAGCCGACAATAAGTTTGAATTGGTTAAGCGTAACGATCAGAGAGTAACCACTGTAGGCATGTTTATTCGTAAAACGAGCATCGATGAACTGCCACAACTCTTCAATGTATTACAGGGTAATATGTCACTCGTTGGACCAAGACCTCATGCTGTTGAGGTCAACCAATTTTACAGGCAACATATTCCAGATTTTATGCTGCGGCATCGTATCAAGCCCGGAATTACCGGACTTGCGCAGATCTGTGGGTTCAGAGGTGGTGATGATTGCACAATCAGAACTCTGGACATCATGGAAAAAAGAGCAGCCTATGATATTGAATATATAAATCACTGGAGTCTGCTACTCGACCTGAAAATTCTGTTACTTACACCGTTTAAGATATTCTCACATGACGCATATTAA
- a CDS encoding glycosyltransferase, giving the protein MAKNNRKKIIQVTECFAYGTAKSLKQLCGLLKGDYEITVFYCRRDGTESELKDIDSDITWVEMTSDGPFHHLRNILLVRKFIDQNTFAIHGHSSYGGLYARLAAIGKNLRFVFYSPRGYAFLRQDLSIITRFIFLLGEIFLSFLGHTVTCGMGEFKVGKKFTRRISNINNSVTTKNRPVLPNGRDFKVISVGRICYQKNFDTFLGVATELKDSEFTWIGSSDPSYFEEIMSKYGKLPENVTIIEYIEQSELFKQISESSLLFHPSRWEGLSRVLIESLTLGMPIVTSTCHQNLDCLYPRRDDDVSGEYNNGFACNSVENYICAIQTLKNNPELVSQMRASSFALAKNYFDINTTKIKWLKLYKGEF; this is encoded by the coding sequence GTGGCTAAGAATAACCGGAAAAAGATAATTCAGGTTACGGAATGTTTTGCTTATGGAACAGCCAAGTCGTTGAAGCAGTTATGCGGTCTGCTTAAGGGTGATTATGAAATAACGGTTTTCTACTGCCGCCGTGACGGAACAGAATCAGAACTTAAGGATATCGACTCTGATATAACATGGGTTGAAATGACTTCTGACGGACCTTTTCATCATCTAAGGAATATACTTCTGGTACGGAAGTTTATTGATCAAAATACCTTTGCAATACACGGGCATAGCAGCTACGGAGGCCTATATGCACGTCTGGCAGCAATAGGTAAGAATCTACGTTTTGTGTTTTATTCTCCTAGGGGCTACGCATTTCTTCGACAGGACCTGAGCATTATTACTAGGTTCATTTTTCTGCTTGGTGAAATATTCTTATCTTTTCTAGGGCATACAGTTACCTGCGGTATGGGAGAATTTAAAGTTGGAAAAAAATTCACCAGACGCATTTCTAATATTAACAATTCGGTAACAACCAAAAACAGACCAGTTCTTCCAAATGGTCGGGATTTCAAAGTAATTTCTGTTGGACGAATATGTTATCAGAAAAACTTTGATACTTTTCTAGGAGTCGCCACTGAATTAAAAGATAGCGAATTTACTTGGATTGGTTCATCCGACCCGAGCTATTTCGAGGAGATTATGAGTAAATACGGAAAACTGCCTGAGAATGTCACGATCATTGAATATATTGAGCAATCTGAGTTATTTAAACAAATAAGCGAGTCTTCATTATTATTTCATCCATCTCGTTGGGAAGGTTTGTCACGGGTTCTTATTGAGTCGCTGACATTAGGTATGCCCATAGTAACTTCAACTTGCCATCAGAATCTTGATTGCTTGTACCCAAGACGAGATGATGATGTATCTGGCGAATACAATAATGGATTTGCATGTAATAGTGTTGAAAACTATATCTGTGCTATCCAAACGTTAAAAAATAATCCGGAATTGGTTTCACAAATGAGGGCGTCTTCTTTCGCACTTGCAAAAAATTATTTCGACATTAATACCACAAAAATAAAATGGCTAAAGTTATATAAAGGAGAGTTTTAG